In Cutaneotrichosporon cavernicola HIS019 DNA, chromosome: 1, one DNA window encodes the following:
- a CDS encoding uncharacterized protein (Methyltransferase domain): MSPSAAAQGDSQYLERVYSAKSPSELKEIYDAWAPEYEHDLVGSLGYTAPKKAADALAAVLAPSPDLKVLDAGCGTGLVGVELRKLGFNNIDGIDLSQGMLAQAAKTGAYASLTKADLSGQLAIPGDYYNATICVGTLTEGHVGPKRSQSLSV; the protein is encoded by the coding sequence ATGTcacccagcgccgccgcccaaggTGACAGCCAATACCTCGAGCGGGTGTATTCTGCCAAGTCACCTtccgagctcaaggagatctACGATGCCTGGGCCCCAGAGTACGAGCACGACCTCGTTGGCTCGCTAGGCTACACAGCACCCAAGAAAGCAGCTGATGCCCTTGCGGCTGTCCTTGCTCCGAGCCCCGACCTCAAGGTCCTTGACGCGGGCTGCGGTACTGGCCTGGTTGGagtcgagctgcgcaagctcggATTCAACAACATTGACGGCATCGACTTGAGCCAAGGGATGCTCGCACAGGCGGCCAAGACGGGCGCCTACGCCAGCTtgaccaaggccgacctcTCTGGCCAGCTCGCAATCCCAGGCGACTACTACAACGCCACGATCTGTGTCGGCACACTGACGGAGGGGCATGTCGGTCCGAAGCGATCGCAGAGTTTGTCCGTCTGA
- a CDS encoding uncharacterized protein (sulfatase), with amino-acid sequence MYRTRSCPSLGTLLSVALFNRKATFALVAVTTLLSKAVHIYAHYGALQEGLLTRWCYSFFLQDVLLLVVCHLFVEQKLDVNRSRTLRVLVGFGGTLLLSTSVFVALANVCVFYNSGVEVHWANASLASDAAGRRTLLSGLWPSIYITCGCILAATLLQWPLYFVFEIFANLISAPFIALSYVMAVGPRHVLRRSTWRGWYTIAKQRITSSKVDLEACEPKDFDLDDTSSDEYDLDNLASREEETDGLLGNSGSPVSSIGPSWRARLHPRNWPWYALNPRHWPWHALNPRNWPWRSLNPRTWTLDERFNPRNWPWMLLYQAFIHAGGLAALLAMFILSMMRPHKATLKLMSWTAIVSPFIALSSSSESLARMKPLYKSGIGFKWDGRTAMSRPTRYSWLPKDRVPAGFEDFYNDRRQYTASHDPLKISNLHDNLLEALGDLKTVPIRHVITILLESTRKDVFPLKKDGVIAKRFADSWANKELPSDVEDRLHNISSTARYLTGDFGGGFAPGEGEKQTPRGGITFEDTYVTSTYTLKSVAGTMCGLSPLIMDWNREYKKHLYQPCLPQVLDVLGTLDHQLGHNDEDDYLSHPWKSSFMQSATSTFDEQKPLVWRMGYGHFYDKEYLQADYAKFGKVTLPDVNYFSVVEDPLIDYIKDEFHMAKQNKKRVLITHLTSTSHHPYGIPDTDKEDEKYLALGKGVDDLSKWVNAIGYDDRWLGKILTALDDLQVANETLVVLVGDHGLSIAENGKLPTYYNPYTINNIVPMVFSHPLIPPIKVESSVTSRDIVPTILDLLAETGSLSKPATKAAKELTANYEGQSMIRPIRTKGDHDVSNWQFTVVNPGGEQLTIRDAHHKHWVLTVPVGDATDVEWQFSADDYNEQVAMDFEFHDFLHNVESKFGLEAARWSEEAAFIGRWWVQENWRRWGHGPYSRL; translated from the coding sequence ATGTACCGAACACGATCATGTCCAAGCCTGGGGACACTCCTCTCCGTGGCCCTTTTCAACCGCAAAGCCACGTTTGCGCTGGTAGCCGTGACAACCCTCTTGTCCAAAGCAGTGCACATCTACGCCCACTATGGCGCCCTACAGGAGGGCCTGCTTACGCGGTGGTGCTACTCATTCTTCTTGCAAGATGTGCTCCTCCTGGTCGTTTGCCACCTGTTCGTGGAGCAGAAACTCGACGTTAACCGTTCAAGGACGCTCCGCGTTCTTGTCGGCTTTGGGGGAACGCTGCTTCTGTCAACCTCGGTGtttgtcgcgctcgccaacgtGTGCGTCTTCTACAATTCGGGTGTAGAGGTTCACTGGGCGAACGCTTCGCTCGCCAGTGACGCCGCGGGCCGGCGCACCCTCCTCTCGGGCCTCTGGCCATCCATCTACATTACATGCGGCTGCATCCTAGCCGCCACCTTGCTCCAATGGCCATTATACTTTGTCTTTGAAATCTTCGCCAATCTCATCTCTGCGCCGTTCATCGCGTTGTCGTACGTCATGGCCGTCGGTCCGCGCCACGTCTTGCGTCGCAGCACGTGGCGTGGCTGGTACACCATTGCCAAGCAACGAATCACCTCTAGCAAGGTAGACCTTGAGGCATGTGAGCCCAAGGActttgacctcgacgacacctcgagcgacgagtacgactTGGACAACTTGGCATCCCGTGAGGAAGAGACGGACGGACTGCTTGGAAACTCTGGGTCTCCGGTATCATCGATTGGCCCCTCGTGGCgcgcccgcctccacccGCGTAACTGGCCCTGGTACGCTCTCAACCCGCGTCACTGGCCATGGCACGCTCTCAACCCACGCAACTGGCCGTGGCGGTCTCTCAACCCCCGCACCTGGACCTTGGATGAGCGTTTCAACCCTCGCAACTGGCCTTGGATGCTCCTCTACCAGGCGTTTATCCACGCGGgtggcctcgccgcccttctCGCCATGTTTATTCTCTCCATGATGCGCCCCCACAAGGCTACGCTCAAGCTCATGTCGTGGACCGCCATTGTCTCCCCCTTTATCgccttgagcagctcgtccgagtcgctcgCAAGGATGAAGCCCCTGTACAAGTCCGGTATCGGCTTCAAGTGGGACGGCAGGACAGCCATGAGTCGCCCAACCAGGTACTCGTGGTTGCCAAAAGATCGCGTACCTGCTGGATTCGAGGACTTCTACAATGACCGCCGGCAGTACACGGCGTCGCACGACCCACTCAAGATTAGCAACTTGCATGACAACCTGTTGGAGGCGCTTGGCGACCTCAAGACGGTTCCCATTCGCCATGTCATCACCATCCTTCTTGAGAGCACGCGCAAAGACGTCTTCCCGCTCAAAAAGGACGGCGTGATTGCCAAGCGCTTTGCCGACTCGTGGGCCAACAAGGAGCTGCCCAGTGATGTCGAGGACCGCCTTCATAACATTTCCAGCACTGCGCGCTACCTCACTGGCGACTTTGGCGGCGGCTTTGCGCCCGGAGAGGGCGAAAAGCAGACGCCGCGCGGAGGAATAACGTTCGAGGACACGTACGTCACCTCGACATACACTCTCAAGAGCGTTGCGGGAACAATGTGCGgcctctctcctctcatCATGGATTGGAATCGCGAGTACAAGAAGCACTTGTACCAGCCCTGTCTGCCACAAGTCCTCGATGTCCTTGGTACGCTGGATCACCAACTGGGCCATaatgacgaggacgactaTTTGTCGCATCCATGGAAGTCGTCGTTTATGCAGTCGGCAACCAGCACCTTTGATGAGCAGAAGCCTCTCGTCTGGAGGATGGGCTACGGGCACTTTTACGACAAAGAGTACCTGCAGGCGGACTATGCCAAGTTTGGCAAAGTGACGCTTCCCGACGTCAACTACTtcagcgtcgtcgaggacccATTGATCGATTACATCAAGGACGAGTTCCACATGGCCAAGCAGAATAAGAAACGCGTGCTGATCACGCATCTCACGAGTACTAGTCACCACCCGTACGGCATCCCGGACAccgacaaggaggacgaaAAGTACCTGGCACTCGGCAAGGGGGTCGACGACTTGTCCAAGTGGGTCAACGCGATTGGCTACGACGATCGCTGGCTCGGCAAGATCCTcaccgcgctcgacgacctccagGTCGCCAACGAGACgctcgtcgtgctcgtcggAGACCACGGCCTCTCCATTGCAGAGAACGGCAAGCTCCCAACCTACTACAACCCATACACCATCAACAACATAGTCCCCATGGTCTTCTCGCACCCGCTCATCCCGCCCATCAAGGTCGAGTCTTCGGTCACATCGCGTGACATTGTTCCAACCattctcgacctcctcgctgaGACTGGCTCTCTCTCCAAGCCGGCGAccaaggcggccaaggagctGACCGCAAACTACGAGGGCCAATCCATGATCCGGCCCATCCGCACCAAGGGTGACCACGATGTCTCAAACTGGCAGTTTACGGTCGTCAACCcgggcggcgagcagtTGACGATCCGCGACGCACACCACAAGCACTGGGTCCTCACGGTACCTGTGGGTGATGCCACGGATGTCGAGTGGCAGTTCAGCGCCGACGACTACAACGAACAGGTGGCGATGGATTTCGAGTTCCACGACTTCCTCCACAACGTTGAGAGCAAGTTTGGTTTGGAAGCCGCTCGCTGGTCGGAAGAGGCTGCGTTCATCGGGCGCTGGTGGGTCCAGGAGAACTGGAGGCGCTGGGGCCACGGGCCGTACTCAAGGTTGTAA